From Halanaeroarchaeum sulfurireducens, a single genomic window includes:
- a CDS encoding tubulin/FtsZ family protein — MKAALIGVGQAGGKVASAIRAADRAAGYDAIRGVLAVNTAESDLAPLDVETMLVGQERVKGHGVGADNELGASIMQADVGEVMGGLDGVVDPATEAIFVVAGLGGGTGSGGAPVLARELRRVYETPVYGLGILPGRDEGAIYQANAGRSLKTLVRETDALLLVDNDAWHESGESVEESFAAINETIARRIGLVLAAGENVEGVGESVVDSSEVINTLRTGGMAAIGYASAEAAPDASENINVVTSTTRKALMTGMSVPQTERAEAGLVIVAGEPDRVSRKGVERARKWVEEKTESMQVRGGDLPLESDRIGVVIVLSGIASSTRLESFMERAKAASESVDREDPTAAFDNDELDGLF, encoded by the coding sequence ATGAAAGCCGCCCTGATCGGAGTGGGACAGGCCGGGGGGAAGGTCGCGTCTGCGATCCGGGCTGCGGATCGCGCAGCGGGGTACGACGCCATTCGTGGTGTCCTCGCCGTCAACACCGCCGAATCGGACCTCGCGCCCCTCGACGTCGAGACGATGCTCGTCGGCCAGGAACGCGTCAAGGGTCACGGCGTCGGCGCGGACAACGAACTCGGCGCATCGATCATGCAGGCCGACGTGGGCGAGGTTATGGGTGGACTGGACGGGGTGGTCGATCCGGCGACGGAGGCGATCTTCGTCGTGGCCGGCCTCGGCGGCGGGACGGGAAGCGGTGGAGCGCCCGTTCTCGCGCGCGAACTCCGGCGCGTGTACGAGACGCCCGTCTATGGGCTGGGCATCCTGCCGGGCCGCGACGAGGGGGCGATCTACCAGGCGAACGCGGGCCGATCGCTCAAGACGCTCGTCCGGGAGACGGACGCCCTCCTCCTGGTCGACAACGACGCCTGGCACGAGAGCGGCGAGAGCGTCGAAGAATCGTTCGCGGCCATCAACGAGACCATCGCCCGGCGGATCGGCCTCGTCCTGGCTGCGGGCGAGAACGTCGAGGGGGTCGGCGAGTCCGTCGTGGACTCGAGTGAAGTGATCAACACCCTTCGAACCGGCGGCATGGCGGCCATCGGCTACGCGTCGGCCGAGGCCGCCCCGGATGCGAGCGAGAACATCAACGTCGTCACCAGCACGACAAGGAAGGCCCTCATGACGGGGATGAGCGTCCCCCAGACCGAACGGGCGGAGGCAGGTCTCGTCATCGTGGCCGGCGAACCGGATCGGGTCTCCAGGAAGGGCGTCGAGCGCGCCCGCAAATGGGTCGAAGAGAAGACCGAGAGCATGCAGGTGCGCGGGGGCGACCTCCCGCTCGAATCGGACCGTATCGGCGTCGTGATCGTCCTCTCCGGCATCGCGAGCTCGACACGCCTCGAATCGTTCATGGAGCGGGCGAAGGCGGCCAGCGAATCCGTCGACCGCGAGGATCCGACGGCCGCGTTCGACAACGACGAACTCGACGGGCTCTTCTGA
- a CDS encoding DUF7310 family coiled-coil domain-containing protein, producing MDETRSLQERLDAVERAITDAETPVAGVEEAAELTSRVEAVEADLDSLQTQIDEVEAAVAAVRGYVGEIRHVNEEVERTATAAVAAVERFEGASDAPPPIARVEDERAVPETPSPAKPVDDADDTDDRSILERIRSTL from the coding sequence ATGGACGAAACTCGGTCCCTGCAGGAGCGTCTCGACGCTGTCGAGCGAGCGATCACTGACGCGGAGACACCCGTGGCGGGCGTCGAGGAGGCAGCGGAACTCACCTCGCGCGTCGAGGCCGTCGAGGCGGATCTCGACTCACTGCAGACCCAGATCGACGAGGTCGAGGCCGCCGTCGCCGCCGTGCGTGGGTACGTCGGCGAGATTCGCCACGTCAACGAGGAGGTCGAACGGACGGCGACCGCGGCGGTGGCGGCCGTCGAGCGGTTCGAGGGCGCCTCGGACGCGCCACCGCCGATCGCCCGTGTCGAGGACGAGCGGGCCGTGCCGGAGACGCCATCGCCGGCGAAACCGGTGGACGACGCGGACGACACGGACGACCGCTCGATCCTCGAACGGATCCGGTCGACGCTGTGA
- a CDS encoding DUF7311 family protein, which translates to MIVRLVLAVVVATALLAAAMPVVDDARHEVRATAADRSVQTIADAITDVSRSSDSVPRGTPGARRVVSVEVPSEATVTIGGNATDNGQDAARAAISYRVPPNTTGRTTVGVDVRVVEGTAVRPAGAVLVLRESHRVVLRYELVDGDPAVTVESVYPG; encoded by the coding sequence GTGATCGTTCGACTCGTCCTCGCGGTCGTGGTCGCGACGGCACTCCTGGCTGCTGCCATGCCGGTCGTCGACGACGCCAGACACGAGGTCCGCGCCACGGCGGCCGACCGGTCAGTGCAGACGATCGCCGACGCGATCACCGACGTGAGCCGATCGAGCGACTCGGTGCCGCGGGGAACGCCGGGGGCCCGACGGGTGGTGTCCGTCGAGGTCCCGTCGGAGGCCACTGTAACCATCGGCGGGAACGCGACGGACAACGGCCAGGACGCCGCGAGGGCCGCAATCTCCTACCGCGTGCCGCCCAACACGACAGGTCGAACGACCGTCGGCGTCGACGTGCGGGTCGTCGAGGGGACAGCCGTCCGACCGGCGGGTGCGGTTCTCGTCCTCCGCGAGTCCCATCGCGTCGTCCTCCGATACGAGCTCGTCGACGGCGATCCCGCCGTGACGGTCGAAAGCGTTTATCCCGGATGA
- a CDS encoding ATPase, T2SS/T4P/T4SS family, whose product MMSESEDATACACEHEFVDDALVVDAAPCPGDGDLRGAPACRAAVVRSLRERPVTVVRVELEGVAFTYEGDAATLLSVTGAFAARVAGPDPGLAERTERRPLAAARDATGRVGPVAELAAETGFDRYADSDDLGSHLRRTVGPTIAAARIDPVPPPAASIVSTRVLDSGATARVYEVDDDRRYHLEPLEYTFGSDAFGTLVQAHAELATHEPGRRAAHDAVATVATPDQPLTALGRVLAKHSRGYGVLDDLFADQRIDEVYVNAPADETSLSVRLEGRTMQTNVRLTERGAKLVASRIRMESGRAFSRADPTVDALLEDVGGRDAVRVAGVQPPASDGLAFAFRAEATDEWRLSTLVEVGTMSIDAAGFLSTAMARGAAVLVAGPRGGGKTTLASALLWELPREERILAIEDTPELPLRALQTAGRDAQRLRAAPDDDTALSPAAALRTALRLGDGALAVGEVRGPEAAVLYEAMRVGAASSAVLGTIHGEGADGVRERVVSDLGVPASSFRTTDLVVTIVPDGSARRIASIEEITDGGPRSLFELGPDGVDATGRIERGNSEFVASIAGPAESYADVRSLIDERTRTVSDSSGRDDGPGIGAMPS is encoded by the coding sequence ATGATGTCCGAGTCCGAGGACGCCACCGCCTGCGCCTGCGAACACGAGTTCGTCGACGATGCGCTCGTCGTCGACGCGGCGCCCTGTCCCGGGGACGGCGATCTGCGCGGGGCACCCGCGTGTCGCGCGGCGGTCGTCCGATCCCTCAGGGAGCGGCCCGTTACTGTCGTGCGGGTGGAGCTCGAGGGGGTCGCCTTCACGTACGAGGGGGACGCAGCGACGCTGCTCTCCGTGACTGGCGCATTCGCGGCACGCGTCGCCGGACCCGATCCCGGCCTCGCCGAGCGAACCGAACGGAGACCGCTCGCGGCGGCGCGCGACGCCACCGGTCGCGTCGGTCCCGTCGCCGAACTCGCGGCGGAGACGGGCTTCGACCGGTACGCCGATTCGGACGACCTGGGCTCGCATCTCCGCCGGACCGTCGGGCCCACGATCGCGGCGGCCCGGATCGACCCGGTCCCCCCGCCCGCTGCCAGTATCGTCTCCACGCGCGTCCTCGATTCGGGCGCGACGGCGCGGGTGTACGAGGTGGACGACGATCGCCGGTATCACCTCGAGCCACTCGAATACACTTTCGGGAGCGACGCCTTTGGGACGCTCGTCCAGGCCCACGCCGAACTCGCGACACACGAACCGGGCAGGCGGGCGGCCCACGACGCCGTCGCAACCGTCGCGACCCCCGATCAACCGCTAACCGCGCTCGGTCGCGTCCTCGCGAAACACTCCCGTGGATACGGCGTCCTCGATGACCTGTTCGCCGACCAGCGCATCGACGAGGTCTACGTCAATGCGCCCGCAGACGAGACGTCGCTGTCCGTTCGTCTCGAGGGTCGGACGATGCAGACCAACGTGCGGTTGACCGAACGCGGCGCGAAACTCGTCGCCTCGCGGATCAGGATGGAGAGCGGGCGGGCGTTCTCCCGGGCCGACCCGACCGTGGACGCGCTCCTGGAGGACGTCGGTGGCCGTGACGCAGTGCGAGTCGCCGGGGTGCAACCGCCCGCGAGCGACGGTCTCGCCTTTGCCTTCCGGGCCGAAGCCACCGACGAGTGGCGGCTCTCGACCCTCGTGGAGGTGGGGACCATGTCGATCGACGCCGCCGGGTTTCTCTCAACGGCGATGGCGCGTGGCGCGGCCGTCCTCGTCGCCGGCCCGCGTGGCGGGGGCAAGACGACGCTCGCATCGGCGTTACTCTGGGAACTCCCCCGCGAGGAGCGGATTCTCGCCATCGAGGACACGCCGGAACTCCCGCTGCGGGCGCTCCAGACGGCCGGTCGGGACGCCCAGCGACTTCGGGCCGCTCCGGACGACGACACCGCACTCTCACCGGCGGCGGCCCTCAGGACCGCGCTCAGACTCGGCGACGGGGCCCTGGCCGTCGGGGAGGTTCGCGGACCGGAAGCGGCGGTTCTCTACGAGGCGATGCGCGTCGGCGCGGCGAGCAGCGCGGTGCTCGGGACGATCCACGGCGAGGGCGCCGACGGCGTGCGGGAGCGGGTCGTATCGGACCTCGGCGTTCCCGCCTCCTCGTTTCGAACGACGGACCTCGTCGTGACGATCGTCCCCGACGGGAGCGCCCGACGGATCGCGAGCATCGAAGAGATCACCGATGGCGGACCACGGAGCCTCTTCGAACTGGGGCCAGATGGCGTCGACGCCACGGGGCGGATCGAGCGTGGCAACAGCGAATTCGTCGCGTCGATCGCCGGACCCGCGGAGTCCTACGCGGACGTCAGATCACTCATCGACGAACGCACGCGGACCGTCTCAGATTCCTCCGGGCGGGACGACGGACCGGGTATCGGAGCGATGCCGTCGTGA
- a CDS encoding type II secretion system protein has protein sequence MSSCRRGAAWLEASIPLDDAPPLSENPCATSVGASVTLVGILIVVGSLGLTSGGTRSAGFGLGVASVAIAVYATWMTPAWIEAYRRRMAVGAAPEIVAYAVLQARLTPSLERAAQFAASQSDGLLGRDLAGVAAADATGRAGWERFATEWSDLDESLPRAVSLLVAGIGSAQPARDDLLDRALDTALAGSRERVATFATAIRGPTTGIYAFGVMLPLAMVGLLPVAASAGVGVSPAAIAVLYDGLIPMGLLAASAWLAARRPAVARPPPIRSGLVSTRSPTRTTLLAVGVGATAGVAGYLVLPDWATWIVIPGVGIGSAATYWFGPIRDRRQVVDSIESGVPDAVSLVGHRLAAGEPLEAAIAIVGERLSGATADVFRDGTRVHRRLRVTVPESFTGPVGALSAYESPRTETAVSLLAAAARDGPAGGETLVQVSSYLRELDEVEREARRELARTTDTLRQTALVFGPAIAGVTVALATGMGSLGNGGEAVPVPALGVVVGVYVLALAVVLPSLAVVLKRGLDVSIVGYRVGIALFTSSLVYPGTFLAARTVVQV, from the coding sequence GTGTCGAGCTGTCGGCGCGGTGCCGCGTGGCTCGAAGCGTCGATACCGCTCGACGATGCGCCGCCCCTCTCCGAAAACCCGTGTGCGACGTCCGTGGGGGCGTCGGTGACTCTGGTCGGGATCCTGATCGTCGTCGGATCGCTCGGGCTGACCAGCGGTGGGACCAGGTCGGCCGGTTTCGGCCTGGGCGTGGCGAGCGTCGCGATCGCCGTCTATGCCACCTGGATGACACCGGCCTGGATCGAGGCCTACCGTCGACGGATGGCCGTCGGGGCGGCTCCCGAGATCGTCGCGTATGCCGTCCTCCAGGCTCGACTGACTCCCTCGCTCGAACGGGCCGCACAGTTCGCGGCCTCCCAGTCCGACGGACTGCTCGGTCGCGATCTCGCGGGGGTGGCCGCTGCCGACGCGACCGGCCGGGCGGGCTGGGAGCGCTTCGCGACCGAGTGGTCGGATCTCGACGAGTCACTCCCCAGGGCGGTCTCGTTGCTCGTGGCCGGGATCGGATCCGCCCAGCCGGCCAGGGACGACCTCCTCGACCGGGCGCTCGACACCGCCCTCGCGGGGTCGCGGGAACGGGTGGCGACGTTCGCCACGGCGATTCGCGGCCCGACGACCGGCATCTACGCGTTCGGCGTCATGTTGCCGCTCGCCATGGTAGGTCTGCTTCCCGTCGCGGCGAGCGCCGGCGTCGGCGTCTCGCCCGCCGCGATCGCGGTGCTCTACGACGGGCTGATTCCGATGGGGCTGCTGGCGGCCAGCGCGTGGCTCGCGGCCCGACGGCCGGCGGTCGCGCGACCGCCGCCGATCCGCTCCGGTCTCGTCTCGACACGCTCTCCGACGCGCACCACCCTCCTCGCCGTCGGTGTTGGAGCGACGGCCGGCGTCGCCGGGTATCTCGTGCTGCCGGACTGGGCGACCTGGATCGTGATTCCCGGCGTCGGGATCGGTTCAGCCGCGACGTACTGGTTCGGCCCGATCCGCGACCGGCGCCAGGTCGTCGACTCGATCGAATCGGGCGTTCCTGATGCCGTCTCGCTCGTCGGCCATCGGCTCGCGGCGGGCGAACCACTCGAGGCGGCCATCGCGATCGTCGGCGAGCGGCTGTCGGGGGCGACGGCCGACGTCTTTCGTGATGGGACTCGGGTCCATCGACGGCTTCGCGTGACGGTTCCCGAGTCGTTCACCGGGCCGGTCGGGGCGCTGTCGGCCTACGAGAGTCCTCGAACCGAAACCGCGGTTTCGTTGCTGGCGGCTGCGGCGCGTGACGGCCCGGCGGGCGGGGAGACGCTGGTGCAGGTCTCCTCGTACCTCCGTGAACTGGACGAAGTGGAGCGGGAGGCGCGCCGGGAGCTGGCCCGCACGACGGACACCCTTCGCCAGACCGCTCTCGTGTTCGGCCCGGCCATCGCGGGTGTGACCGTGGCGCTCGCGACCGGGATGGGGTCGCTCGGTAATGGGGGCGAGGCCGTTCCGGTCCCAGCGCTCGGGGTGGTTGTCGGGGTGTACGTACTCGCGCTCGCGGTCGTTCTCCCCTCGCTCGCGGTCGTCCTGAAACGCGGCCTGGACGTCTCGATCGTGGGGTATCGCGTCGGAATTGCCCTCTTCACGTCGAGTCTCGTCTATCCCGGCACGTTTCTCGCGGCTCGCACCGTCGTACAGGTTTAA
- a CDS encoding DUF7283 family protein, with translation MNAVPADGPFVWIALLVVSASVLGVVTALPSAPPPDAARVATAVDEVAATDHAASAIVPLEATKIRVETTEIGLRDAGGTAHASFNFGPVTPAPRDSALSEVAAGATPARAFDSPSAFAAALERARSGDHDWEPAGEELRIRRVQYGEVEGVLVGQ, from the coding sequence ATGAACGCAGTACCGGCCGACGGTCCGTTCGTCTGGATCGCCCTGCTCGTCGTGAGTGCGAGCGTGCTCGGGGTCGTCACCGCGCTTCCGAGTGCTCCGCCGCCGGACGCCGCCCGTGTCGCGACGGCGGTCGACGAGGTCGCCGCCACCGATCACGCCGCGTCGGCAATCGTGCCCCTCGAGGCCACGAAAATCCGTGTCGAGACCACTGAAATTGGCCTTCGTGACGCGGGCGGGACGGCCCACGCGTCGTTCAACTTCGGGCCCGTCACGCCGGCGCCGCGGGACAGTGCCTTGAGCGAGGTAGCCGCCGGGGCGACGCCCGCGAGGGCGTTCGATTCGCCGTCAGCCTTCGCGGCCGCGCTCGAACGCGCCCGGTCGGGCGATCACGACTGGGAACCGGCCGGCGAGGAACTTCGGATTCGACGCGTCCAGTACGGGGAGGTCGAAGGTGTTCTGGTCGGGCAGTAG
- a CDS encoding DUF7285 family protein — MFWSGSRAQVEPLPALVAVSAFVAALGLYAVAFHDVPLGTERDVETQALSSVVEDSSTAGVLDPTAVMADAPRGHEMAVVVRADGSEWQTGPSPPTTARTATEQVLVRTASGEQVGRIRVWVWR; from the coding sequence GTGTTCTGGTCGGGCAGTAGGGCACAGGTCGAACCGCTCCCCGCCCTCGTCGCGGTGAGCGCGTTCGTCGCCGCTCTGGGGCTGTACGCGGTCGCGTTCCACGACGTTCCCCTCGGCACCGAGCGTGACGTCGAGACGCAGGCGCTGTCGTCGGTCGTCGAAGACAGTTCGACTGCCGGTGTTCTCGATCCCACGGCGGTCATGGCCGACGCCCCCCGGGGCCACGAGATGGCCGTCGTCGTGCGGGCGGACGGCTCCGAGTGGCAGACGGGCCCGTCGCCGCCGACGACGGCACGGACGGCCACGGAGCAGGTTCTCGTCCGCACGGCGAGCGGGGAGCAGGTGGGGCGGATCAGGGTGTGGGTGTGGCGATGA
- a CDS encoding DUF7284 family protein, translating to MNRAISTVFDVGFAIVLVGASVAVLAGVPAPGTDQPPTVHSGGGVALSGSTMTVQYPREDGPPAVVTGTVAGHVRDAAVARHAGVGDDYVAAVEREVGTRIKDTGTRTQLVGACEPRNEPSTPADTIVVGPAPPTGDPVDATAYRWNETDDGGSRDCDPVVVVRRWSP from the coding sequence ATGAACCGCGCCATCAGCACGGTGTTCGACGTCGGCTTCGCCATCGTCCTGGTGGGGGCAAGCGTCGCCGTCCTCGCCGGCGTGCCCGCCCCGGGAACCGATCAACCCCCGACAGTCCACTCGGGCGGTGGCGTCGCGCTCTCCGGTAGCACCATGACCGTACAGTATCCGCGAGAGGACGGGCCACCAGCGGTCGTGACGGGAACGGTGGCCGGGCACGTGCGGGACGCCGCCGTCGCACGGCACGCCGGCGTCGGCGACGACTACGTCGCGGCCGTCGAGCGGGAGGTCGGCACCCGGATCAAGGACACTGGGACGCGGACCCAGCTCGTCGGCGCGTGCGAACCCCGAAACGAGCCGTCGACGCCAGCAGACACCATTGTCGTCGGACCGGCGCCGCCGACCGGTGATCCCGTCGATGCGACCGCGTATCGGTGGAACGAGACCGACGACGGCGGGTCACGCGACTGCGACCCCGTTGTCGTCGTTCGGCGGTGGTCGCCGTGA
- a CDS encoding DUF7286 family protein — translation MTIVSDDRGRVPFALIAALLLVSSLTFASGLVHEASQDPVSPRLVETSTQEARIQLGSVARAADRAAAAEPVLSPGQTQLGRVIADDPFERALELRIAVRASQRVAATRAAGRTTVRVSAPPITDEAAARRALREVDITHLEDERYRVVLENVSVVATRDGHVVERDVLILETTVALPSMTVHQRARTFERRLTADITDPGLNRGLTARLFALAWVRGYAQYGGAPISNVVANRHVGVLTNDALVDQQVAAFGRADPESQRGVARAAADVAVVDGVGGLESLVTSAADPANGSEKPGRAASLDAVEMPSVVDDPQEFDVGQGADRAFVDFADGSGLDQAVRSAYRTSIRPETSARFTGYDERYEGERPENGTRRFSYTTSDRTVTGDDRAAGYGSTVLRYDRTVAVTRTEHTFWTVNRSFAGTTSVARERTYDVSVDVECRYDRPDDAPSARMTRTCPFGEPARAALERESAEAMSTRFGGVDSVAADAATGYHWHGWRTVTVDPPPGARERAYGSAAALRDEVRGIDVEMPPASMASKANPASRLEATIRRRHDSLVDAPRYYDSAATVAEYAARDAYLDALRGDLADQSSAIAGMQDGLGDVMASNAVPGAPPDDEPEALSPIAASVSAEPRYLSLSAQRGSPNLAARNVNLFTVPYGDAADVVGGAIGGDDDSASLSSATNTLVATNRALESADDPQLRARRDRLRGAIRSSIARVRVEQRSALRIGTDLSRREATAVIDAGYDRHDSVASRARAVSDGSIAEDIAASLPPSTTASVRDRALVEVRVATTDARGDETVRVSESVVQGVAERVRPHVREGVEQAVRVGTDRAASMAKRRTMRSAAAKMPAGLPLTPVPGQWYATANVWVVSVKGGYDRFVVDAPRASPTQGNGGTIQYVRESDTVSLDVDGDGHEEIVGLNEPIELATTTGVFVVVPPGPAGVGDTNGDADERSSGW, via the coding sequence GTGACGATCGTTAGTGACGATCGGGGTCGGGTTCCCTTCGCTCTCATCGCGGCGCTGTTGCTCGTGTCAAGCCTGACGTTCGCGAGCGGCCTCGTCCACGAGGCGTCCCAGGACCCCGTCTCACCCAGACTCGTCGAGACGTCCACCCAGGAAGCGCGCATCCAGCTTGGATCCGTCGCCCGGGCGGCGGACCGGGCCGCCGCCGCGGAACCCGTCCTGTCGCCCGGCCAGACCCAACTGGGCCGCGTCATCGCCGACGACCCCTTCGAACGCGCACTCGAACTCCGCATCGCCGTCCGGGCGAGCCAGCGGGTGGCGGCCACCCGCGCCGCCGGCAGAACGACCGTCCGGGTTTCGGCTCCCCCGATTACCGACGAGGCCGCGGCCCGCCGCGCCCTTCGCGAGGTCGACATCACTCACCTCGAGGACGAACGGTATCGGGTGGTCCTGGAGAACGTTTCCGTCGTGGCCACTCGGGACGGGCACGTCGTCGAGCGGGACGTCCTCATCCTCGAGACGACGGTCGCTCTCCCGTCGATGACCGTCCACCAGCGGGCGCGCACCTTCGAGCGGCGGCTTACGGCGGACATCACGGACCCCGGGCTCAACCGTGGGCTGACTGCCCGCCTGTTCGCGCTCGCCTGGGTTCGCGGCTACGCCCAGTACGGGGGCGCGCCGATATCGAACGTGGTGGCGAACCGTCACGTCGGCGTCCTGACGAACGATGCGCTCGTCGACCAGCAGGTGGCGGCCTTTGGGCGCGCGGATCCCGAGAGCCAGCGGGGCGTGGCTCGCGCTGCCGCTGACGTGGCCGTCGTCGACGGGGTCGGCGGGCTGGAGTCGCTGGTCACCTCGGCGGCGGACCCGGCGAACGGGAGCGAGAAGCCGGGGCGTGCGGCGTCCCTCGACGCCGTCGAGATGCCGTCCGTCGTGGACGATCCCCAGGAGTTCGACGTGGGTCAGGGCGCCGATCGCGCGTTCGTGGACTTCGCCGACGGGTCGGGCCTCGACCAGGCCGTCAGGTCAGCGTACCGTACCAGCATCCGTCCCGAGACGTCGGCGCGGTTCACGGGATACGACGAGCGGTACGAGGGCGAGCGGCCGGAAAACGGGACGAGGCGATTCTCGTATACGACCAGCGATCGCACGGTGACCGGCGACGACCGGGCGGCGGGATACGGGTCGACGGTGCTTCGATACGACCGCACGGTGGCGGTCACCCGGACCGAACACACCTTCTGGACCGTCAATCGGTCGTTCGCCGGCACGACCAGCGTCGCCCGAGAACGGACGTACGACGTCTCCGTCGACGTCGAATGCCGGTACGATCGGCCGGACGACGCCCCGTCCGCCCGGATGACACGGACGTGTCCGTTCGGCGAACCGGCCCGGGCCGCCCTCGAACGAGAGTCGGCGGAGGCGATGTCCACGCGGTTCGGCGGCGTCGATTCGGTCGCGGCGGACGCTGCGACCGGCTACCACTGGCACGGCTGGCGAACGGTCACGGTGGACCCGCCGCCCGGAGCGCGCGAACGCGCCTACGGATCGGCCGCCGCGCTCCGCGACGAAGTCCGGGGGATCGACGTCGAGATGCCGCCCGCCTCGATGGCGTCCAAGGCGAACCCCGCCTCGCGGCTCGAAGCGACGATACGGCGCCGCCACGATTCGCTCGTAGACGCCCCTCGGTACTACGACTCCGCCGCCACGGTGGCCGAGTATGCCGCCCGCGACGCGTACCTGGATGCATTGCGGGGGGATCTCGCCGATCAGTCCTCTGCGATCGCCGGAATGCAGGACGGCCTGGGGGACGTGATGGCGTCGAACGCCGTCCCTGGCGCCCCGCCAGACGACGAACCGGAGGCACTCTCGCCGATCGCCGCATCGGTGTCCGCGGAGCCACGGTATCTATCGCTTTCGGCCCAGCGGGGGTCGCCAAACCTTGCGGCGCGGAACGTCAACCTGTTTACCGTCCCGTACGGCGACGCCGCCGACGTGGTGGGCGGGGCCATCGGGGGCGACGACGATTCGGCGTCGCTCTCCTCGGCGACGAACACGCTCGTCGCCACGAACCGGGCGCTCGAGTCGGCGGACGACCCGCAGTTGCGGGCCAGACGCGATCGGCTTCGCGGGGCCATCCGGTCGTCGATCGCCCGTGTTCGTGTCGAACAGCGAAGCGCGCTCCGGATCGGGACCGACCTGTCGCGAAGGGAGGCGACCGCCGTGATCGACGCGGGGTACGATCGGCACGATTCGGTCGCCTCGCGGGCCCGAGCGGTGTCCGACGGGTCGATCGCCGAGGACATCGCGGCGTCGCTACCGCCGTCGACGACGGCCAGCGTGCGCGATCGCGCACTCGTGGAGGTGCGGGTTGCGACGACCGACGCTCGGGGCGACGAGACGGTTCGCGTCTCCGAATCGGTCGTCCAGGGAGTCGCCGAACGGGTGCGGCCACACGTGCGCGAGGGCGTCGAGCAGGCGGTTCGCGTCGGAACGGACCGCGCCGCGTCGATGGCAAAACGGCGCACGATGCGGTCGGCGGCTGCCAAAATGCCGGCCGGGTTGCCGCTGACCCCCGTTCCGGGCCAGTGGTACGCGACGGCAAACGTCTGGGTCGTCTCCGTCAAGGGCGGATACGACCGATTCGTGGTTGACGCCCCACGTGCGAGTCCGACACAGGGGAACGGAGGAACGATACAGTACGTCCGCGAGTCGGACACCGTTTCCCTGGACGTCGACGGGGACGGTCACGAGGAGATCGTGGGCCTGAACGAACCGATCGAACTCGCCACGACGACCGGGGTCTTCGTCGTGGTTCCGCCCGGCCCGGCCGGCGTCGGGGATACGAACGGGGACGCCGACGAGCGCTCTTCGGGATGGTGA
- a CDS encoding DUF5791 family protein, translating to MFVDSIDAPDDRTAEDLLAEYRDDLGDIVVDVGVEAAADRAGVDESDLRSLVRGEPSDLSIGDACAIWALSDDLPDEETIRREIQDSIMLGMASAILDVDTLERELDGDLDAKTIQQKIEGRRPMSLEEYAAIALLIARENKFA from the coding sequence ATGTTCGTGGACTCGATCGACGCTCCCGACGACCGGACGGCCGAGGACCTTCTCGCCGAGTACCGCGACGACCTCGGCGACATCGTAGTAGACGTAGGGGTGGAGGCGGCCGCCGATCGCGCGGGCGTCGACGAGAGCGATCTCCGGTCGCTGGTCAGGGGCGAGCCTTCGGATCTCTCGATCGGGGACGCCTGTGCCATCTGGGCGCTCTCCGACGATCTTCCGGACGAGGAGACGATCAGACGGGAGATCCAGGACTCGATCATGCTGGGGATGGCGTCCGCGATCCTTGACGTCGACACGCTCGAACGCGAACTCGACGGCGATCTCGACGCGAAGACGATCCAGCAGAAGATCGAGGGGCGACGCCCGATGTCACTCGAGGAGTACGCCGCGATCGCGTTGCTGATCGCGCGCGAGAACAAGTTCGCCTAA
- a CDS encoding HVO_0758 family zinc finger protein has product MESVRKGLRAGELERDTYDRLVCAECGTQLQREDAPDEIYTLRRCPNCGAEYKQI; this is encoded by the coding sequence ATGGAATCCGTACGCAAGGGCCTCCGGGCGGGGGAACTGGAGCGGGATACCTACGACAGACTGGTGTGTGCGGAGTGCGGGACACAACTCCAGCGGGAGGACGCGCCCGACGAAATTTATACGCTCCGTCGCTGTCCCAATTGCGGGGCCGAGTACAAACAGATCTGA